In one Flavobacteriales bacterium genomic region, the following are encoded:
- a CDS encoding DNA-3-methyladenine glycosylase I: MKHKASLLRCTWPGDDALMLAYHDTVWGTPEHDDVKLYAKLVLDGAQAGLSWKTILYRSEGYRKAFDDWNVEKIARYGKRDVERLLADEGIIRNRAKVESAIKNAQAWLRIMEGGKGAFNDFLWKHVDHRTVVNRWTDTRQLPASTPVSDALSKDLKKAGFSFVGTTIVYAYMQAIGMVDDHLVGCFRKAKG, from the coding sequence ATGAAGCACAAGGCCTCTCTGCTGCGCTGCACCTGGCCCGGCGACGACGCCCTCATGCTCGCCTACCACGACACCGTGTGGGGGACGCCGGAGCATGACGATGTGAAGCTCTACGCCAAGCTGGTGCTCGATGGGGCCCAGGCAGGCCTGAGCTGGAAGACCATCCTGTACCGCAGCGAGGGCTATCGGAAGGCCTTTGACGATTGGAATGTGGAGAAGATCGCCCGGTACGGGAAGAGGGACGTTGAGCGTCTGCTGGCCGACGAAGGCATCATCCGCAACCGGGCCAAGGTGGAGAGCGCCATCAAGAACGCCCAGGCCTGGCTCCGGATCATGGAGGGGGGGAAGGGCGCCTTCAACGACTTCCTGTGGAAGCATGTGGACCACCGGACGGTCGTGAACCGTTGGACCGACACCCGGCAGCTGCCCGCGAGCACCCCGGTCTCTGATGCGCTGAGCAAAGACCTGAAGAAGGCGGGCTTCAGCTTCGTGGGCACCACCATCGTCTACGCCTACATGCAGGCCATCGGCATGGTGGACGACCATCTGGTGGGCTGCTTCCGCAAGGCGAAGGGATAG
- a CDS encoding GrpB family protein: MSTSTRIPSERIAELTREPIAITPYDPAWPARYAAEEARLKAALPGDLCTCIAHIGSTAVPGLSAKPVIDIQVEVTDLGRVRIEVVPVMKQLGYEFIWRPSMGERAPWYAWFIARDGAGNRMVHVHMVEPDQATADRLLFRDYLRARPEAAAAYESLKRALAQEFPNDRAAYTAHKSAFIQDALREARGTATPPEA; this comes from the coding sequence ATGAGCACATCTACCCGCATCCCTTCGGAGCGCATCGCGGAGCTCACCCGCGAACCCATCGCCATCACACCCTATGATCCGGCCTGGCCAGCGCGGTATGCGGCCGAAGAGGCCCGACTCAAGGCTGCGCTGCCCGGCGACCTCTGCACGTGCATCGCCCATATCGGGAGCACGGCCGTGCCCGGCCTCAGTGCCAAGCCGGTCATCGACATCCAAGTGGAGGTGACCGACCTGGGCCGTGTTCGCATCGAAGTGGTGCCGGTGATGAAGCAGCTCGGCTATGAGTTCATCTGGCGGCCCAGCATGGGCGAGCGGGCGCCATGGTATGCCTGGTTCATTGCGCGCGATGGGGCGGGAAACCGGATGGTGCATGTCCATATGGTGGAACCGGATCAGGCCACAGCGGACCGCCTGCTCTTTCGCGACTACCTGCGGGCCCGCCCGGAGGCTGCCGCGGCCTATGAATCCCTCAAGCGCGCATTGGCGCAGGAGTTCCCGAATGACCGTGCGGCGTACACGGCGCACAAGTCGGCATTCATCCAGGATGCGCTGCGCGAGGCGCGCGGAACAGCCACCCCGCCGGAGGCCTAG
- the fdhD gene encoding formate dehydrogenase accessory sulfurtransferase FdhD: protein MSVRVPVDPVAILRVEAGVSAPADDLLVTEEPLEIRLGHGPLDDRREFRLSVTMRTPGHDEELALGFLFTEGLIAAPDEVLRVAYCANVKPEERGNVVRAELRPDIELDPLRWQRNFYTTSSCGVCGKSSIEAVHAQCLRTIRPWGGVDAEVITALPDRMRAAQTVFRHTGGIHAAALFDREGGLLVLREDVGRHNAVDKVIGAALNAQLPTEKSMLLVSGRAGFELVQKCVVAGIPLMAAVGAPSSLAVQLARDSGLTLLGFLRDDRFNIYAGGA, encoded by the coding sequence GTGAGCGTGCGTGTGCCTGTAGACCCGGTGGCGATCCTGCGGGTGGAAGCCGGGGTATCCGCGCCGGCGGATGACCTGTTGGTCACCGAGGAGCCTTTGGAGATCCGCCTCGGTCACGGGCCGCTCGACGATCGCCGGGAGTTCCGGCTGAGCGTGACCATGCGCACGCCGGGTCATGACGAGGAGCTCGCGCTGGGATTTCTCTTCACCGAAGGGCTTATCGCGGCGCCGGACGAGGTGCTGCGCGTGGCCTACTGTGCGAACGTGAAGCCCGAGGAGCGCGGCAACGTGGTGCGCGCCGAGCTGCGGCCGGACATCGAGCTGGATCCCTTGCGCTGGCAGCGCAACTTCTACACCACCAGCAGCTGCGGGGTGTGCGGCAAGAGCAGCATCGAGGCGGTCCATGCGCAGTGCCTGCGGACCATCCGGCCCTGGGGTGGGGTCGATGCGGAAGTGATCACGGCCTTGCCGGACCGCATGCGTGCGGCACAGACGGTATTCAGGCATACGGGTGGTATCCATGCGGCCGCGCTGTTCGATCGTGAGGGAGGGCTCCTGGTGCTGCGCGAGGATGTGGGCCGCCACAATGCTGTGGACAAGGTGATCGGGGCGGCGCTCAATGCCCAGCTGCCGACCGAGAAGAGCATGCTGCTCGTCAGTGGCCGGGCGGGCTTCGAGCTCGTGCAGAAGTGCGTGGTGGCGGGCATCCCTTTGATGGCCGCCGTAGGAGCGCCCTCCTCCTTGGCCGTGCAGCTGGCGCGCGATAGCGGTCTCACGCTCTTGGGCTTCCTCCGCGACGACCGCTTCAATATCTATGCAGGCGGAGCATGA
- a CDS encoding response regulator transcription factor, with the protein MEGTRIVIADPLELIAEGVRSWLQGVDGLQVTGHVRTGTELLDFLRRTPADLVLLEVSLPGKDGIDTMRAIHREFPGLRVLAFSALTEIEYVNSMLIEGACGYLVKGGPREELVEAICSCVQGQRFLSQAAQVSVANGYRYTEKRPDGEYIGLTAREREIIRLIALERTNSEIGAALFISEETVKSHRKKLMTKLNVRSSAGLVKYALDRRWV; encoded by the coding sequence ATGGAAGGCACGCGCATCGTCATCGCCGACCCGCTGGAGCTGATCGCCGAAGGCGTGCGGTCGTGGCTGCAGGGGGTCGACGGATTGCAGGTGACCGGACATGTGCGCACCGGAACGGAACTGCTGGACTTCCTGCGCCGGACGCCAGCTGATCTGGTGCTCCTGGAGGTTTCGCTGCCCGGCAAGGATGGCATCGACACCATGCGGGCCATCCACCGGGAGTTCCCCGGGCTGCGGGTGCTCGCCTTCTCGGCCTTGACCGAGATCGAATACGTGAATAGCATGCTCATCGAGGGTGCATGCGGGTACCTGGTGAAAGGCGGCCCGCGCGAAGAGCTGGTGGAAGCCATATGCAGCTGCGTGCAAGGCCAGCGCTTCCTGAGCCAGGCCGCTCAGGTGAGCGTAGCCAATGGGTATCGCTACACGGAGAAGCGTCCCGATGGGGAATACATCGGCTTGACCGCACGGGAGCGCGAGATCATCCGCCTCATCGCGCTGGAGCGGACGAATTCCGAGATCGGCGCGGCGCTGTTCATCAGCGAAGAGACCGTGAAGAGCCACCGGAAGAAGCTGATGACCAAGCTGAACGTCCGCAGCTCCGCCGGTCTGGTGAAGTACGCGCTGGACCGCCGCTGGGTTTGA
- the radA gene encoding DNA repair protein RadA codes for MAKVRSQFVCQACGSAFPQWLGQCPSCKQWNTLVEEVRDRVEEKRGTPASVKGRGAKPIAIGDIPAQDGPRIPLSDRELSRVLGGGLVPGSITLIGGEPGIGKSTLLLQTALRNPHLRTLYVSGEESEHQVKMRAERLQQEAGAAVGEGCYVLTETNTQNIFKHIEALRPGLVVIDSVQTLHTATLDASPGSVGQVRECTAELMRFAKATDVPMVLIGHITKDGFIAGPKVLEHMVDCVLQFEGDRDHAYRLLRPLKNRFGSTNELGIYEMHGTGLAAVEDPSQVLLGDRRERPSGVAVSATLEGQRPLLIEVQALVSSAVYGTPQRSATGFDLRRMNMLLAVLEKRCGFRLGQKDVFLNLAGGFRVEEPAIDLAVVCAVLSSNADIPIPMDCAFCGEVGLTGEIRPVTRTEQRIAEAQKMGFSRMFIPRGTKGVGNPKGIALVQVGRVEEVLSHLFG; via the coding sequence GTGGCTAAGGTCCGTTCCCAATTCGTCTGCCAGGCCTGCGGCTCGGCCTTCCCCCAATGGCTCGGGCAGTGCCCCAGCTGCAAGCAATGGAATACCCTCGTGGAGGAGGTGCGCGACCGCGTGGAGGAGAAGCGCGGTACACCGGCCAGCGTGAAGGGCCGGGGCGCCAAGCCCATCGCCATCGGCGACATCCCCGCGCAGGACGGCCCCCGCATCCCGCTGAGCGACCGTGAACTGAGCCGTGTGCTGGGCGGCGGACTGGTGCCCGGCAGCATCACCCTCATCGGCGGAGAGCCCGGCATCGGCAAGAGCACGCTGCTGCTGCAGACCGCGCTGCGCAATCCGCACCTGCGCACCCTGTACGTGAGCGGCGAGGAGAGCGAGCACCAGGTGAAGATGCGTGCGGAGCGCCTGCAGCAGGAAGCCGGCGCGGCCGTGGGAGAAGGATGCTATGTGCTGACGGAGACCAACACCCAGAACATCTTCAAGCACATCGAAGCCTTGCGGCCGGGGCTGGTGGTGATCGACAGCGTACAGACGCTGCACACCGCCACCCTCGATGCCAGCCCCGGCAGCGTGGGACAGGTGCGGGAATGCACAGCCGAGCTCATGCGCTTCGCCAAGGCCACCGATGTGCCCATGGTGCTCATCGGTCACATCACCAAGGACGGCTTCATCGCCGGCCCCAAGGTGCTGGAGCACATGGTGGACTGCGTGCTGCAGTTCGAGGGCGACCGTGACCACGCCTACCGGCTGCTGCGCCCCCTGAAGAACCGTTTCGGCAGCACGAACGAGCTGGGCATCTACGAGATGCACGGCACCGGTCTTGCGGCCGTGGAGGACCCCAGCCAGGTGCTGCTCGGGGACCGCCGCGAGCGCCCCAGCGGCGTGGCCGTGAGCGCGACGCTCGAAGGGCAGCGCCCGCTGCTGATCGAGGTGCAGGCGCTGGTGAGCAGCGCCGTATACGGCACGCCGCAGCGCAGCGCCACGGGCTTCGACCTGCGGCGCATGAACATGCTGCTGGCGGTGCTTGAGAAGCGCTGCGGATTCCGGCTTGGGCAGAAGGACGTGTTCCTCAACCTCGCCGGCGGCTTCCGCGTGGAGGAGCCGGCCATCGACCTCGCAGTGGTGTGCGCGGTGCTCAGCAGCAACGCCGATATCCCGATCCCCATGGACTGCGCGTTCTGCGGGGAGGTCGGTCTCACCGGCGAGATCCGCCCCGTGACCCGCACCGAGCAGCGCATCGCCGAAGCGCAGAAGATGGGCTTCTCGCGCATGTTCATCCCCCGGGGCACCAAGGGCGTCGGCAACCCCAAGGGCATCGCCCTGGTGCAGGTTGGGCGCGTGGAGGAGGTCCTCAGCCACCTGTTCGGCTAG
- a CDS encoding SUMF1/EgtB/PvdO family nonheme iron enzyme, producing the protein MAQILHFLLRTLLIATLLTCQGPTSLANNIQITNASLTNNNGTFAFIQFDLSWENSWRGGGLANWDAAWVFVKYRDVNNVWHHVNLAPNGHVIPAGSGAALSTAPVNVNTPYDPVTNPNVGVFIHRGIPGSGTFSLTGVQLKWNYAAEGIAYADVDDVGVFGIEMVYVPEGPFIVGQNATYARFQRTYINTADASVVPTGNGGPLSSPQGGHAIGEDQPPSDRPNGYRGFYCMKYELSQQTYADYLNTLTLSEQVLRTTPPFTPPSTPVPYMPTGTPVVSATARNGLVVAVPSTGFAPAQFGCDLNGNDVVGEADDGGDIPMNWVSGKDYMAFLDWSGLRPLSDMEFEKVCRGPNLPVINEYAWGNTAIMTTPYLLSGPGTATEGIGLGYQTTLGNANHAGTSTAYDGPVRSGCFAANPANNGRMTAGVSYYGAMEMSGNLAELIGDVHVPSSNSNYSYTYSLHGNGSLDAAAEADAFNVEWGAPSGLGARGGHFASVVESLQVSRNTTGTPGSDPRLEWAGIRGARSAP; encoded by the coding sequence ATGGCGCAAATACTCCACTTCCTCCTTAGAACGCTGCTGATCGCAACGCTCTTGACCTGCCAAGGACCAACTTCACTGGCCAACAACATCCAGATCACCAACGCCAGCCTCACCAACAACAACGGCACCTTCGCCTTCATCCAGTTCGACCTGAGCTGGGAGAACAGCTGGCGCGGAGGAGGCCTGGCGAACTGGGATGCCGCCTGGGTCTTTGTGAAGTACCGCGATGTGAACAATGTATGGCACCATGTGAACCTTGCCCCGAACGGCCATGTGATCCCGGCGGGCTCCGGTGCGGCGCTCTCCACGGCGCCGGTGAACGTGAACACGCCCTACGACCCGGTCACCAACCCCAATGTGGGGGTATTCATCCACCGGGGCATTCCCGGGTCCGGGACCTTCAGCCTCACCGGGGTGCAGCTCAAGTGGAACTATGCCGCGGAGGGGATCGCCTATGCCGATGTGGACGACGTCGGTGTATTCGGCATCGAGATGGTCTACGTGCCTGAAGGACCCTTCATAGTGGGGCAGAACGCCACCTATGCGCGGTTCCAGCGCACGTATATCAACACGGCCGATGCGAGCGTGGTGCCCACGGGCAACGGGGGCCCGTTGAGCAGTCCACAAGGTGGACACGCCATCGGTGAGGATCAACCGCCATCGGATCGTCCCAACGGCTATCGCGGGTTCTATTGCATGAAGTATGAGCTGAGCCAGCAGACCTACGCGGATTATTTGAACACGCTCACGCTCAGCGAACAGGTGCTTCGGACCACGCCCCCCTTCACACCGCCCTCAACACCGGTCCCGTACATGCCCACAGGAACCCCTGTTGTTTCGGCCACGGCACGGAACGGTCTCGTGGTCGCGGTCCCGAGCACGGGGTTCGCGCCCGCTCAGTTCGGATGCGACCTGAACGGCAACGACGTGGTGGGTGAGGCTGATGACGGCGGTGATATCCCGATGAACTGGGTGAGCGGGAAGGACTACATGGCCTTCCTGGATTGGAGCGGGCTCAGGCCCCTATCCGACATGGAATTCGAGAAAGTGTGCCGGGGGCCGAACCTGCCGGTGATAAATGAGTACGCTTGGGGGAATACGGCGATCATGACCACCCCGTATCTCCTCTCCGGTCCAGGCACCGCGACCGAAGGCATCGGTCTGGGATATCAGACGACCTTGGGGAACGCGAACCACGCGGGGACATCCACGGCTTACGATGGCCCGGTACGTTCGGGTTGTTTTGCGGCCAACCCGGCCAACAATGGCCGCATGACCGCAGGGGTTTCCTATTACGGTGCGATGGAAATGAGCGGCAACCTGGCCGAACTGATTGGCGACGTGCATGTGCCATCAAGCAACTCGAACTACTCCTACACCTATTCGTTGCATGGCAACGGCAGTTTGGATGCGGCGGCCGAGGCGGATGCCTTCAACGTTGAATGGGGTGCTCCTTCTGGGCTTGGGGCCAGAGGTGGTCATTTCGCTTCTGTTGTCGAGAGCCTCCAGGTCTCGCGCAACACTACCGGAACTCCCGGTTCGGATCCTCGCTTGGAATGGGCCGGCATCCGCGGCGCACGTTCCGCTCCCTGA
- the moaA gene encoding GTP 3',8-cyclase MoaA produces MIALTDGHGRTHRSLRISIVDKCDLRCTYCMPEDQHFLKREELMTREEIATIARLFVERYGVNKIRLTGGEPLVRPDAVDIVRDMAQLGASLGLTTNALSLHKHLDGLVDSGLKGLNISLDSFDAERFKRITRRDGFATVWSNIRSALERGLRVKVNMVVMRDVNDDEILRFVELTRDSDIHVRFIEFMPFAGNHWGRERVYTYAEMLGHIGSVHSFEKLDDDPHSTAKAYRVPGWKGTFAVISTVTEPFCGSCDRLRLTAEGKMRNCLFAREETDLLSALRRGEDIAPLIEANVLAKHAMLGGLPPFKPEKQEEVLHDLSERPMVAIGG; encoded by the coding sequence ATGATCGCGCTCACCGACGGCCACGGCCGCACGCACCGCAGCCTGCGCATCAGCATCGTGGACAAGTGCGACCTGCGCTGCACCTACTGCATGCCAGAGGACCAGCACTTCCTGAAGCGGGAGGAACTGATGACGCGGGAGGAGATCGCCACCATCGCCCGGCTGTTCGTGGAGCGGTACGGCGTGAACAAGATCAGGCTCACGGGAGGCGAGCCCTTGGTGCGACCGGATGCCGTGGACATCGTGCGTGACATGGCACAGCTCGGCGCATCGCTGGGCCTTACCACCAACGCGCTCAGTCTGCACAAGCACCTGGATGGCCTGGTCGATTCGGGATTGAAGGGCCTCAACATAAGCCTTGACTCCTTCGATGCCGAGCGCTTCAAGAGGATCACGCGACGCGACGGCTTCGCCACGGTCTGGAGCAATATCCGCTCAGCGTTGGAGCGCGGCTTGCGGGTGAAGGTCAACATGGTGGTCATGCGCGACGTGAACGATGACGAGATCCTGCGCTTCGTGGAGCTGACCCGCGACAGCGACATCCATGTGCGCTTCATCGAGTTCATGCCCTTCGCCGGCAACCACTGGGGCCGCGAGCGCGTGTACACCTACGCCGAGATGCTGGGCCACATCGGCAGCGTGCACAGCTTCGAGAAGCTGGACGACGACCCGCACAGCACGGCCAAGGCCTACCGCGTGCCTGGCTGGAAAGGCACCTTTGCGGTGATCAGCACGGTGACAGAGCCCTTTTGCGGCAGCTGCGACCGCCTGCGCCTGACAGCCGAAGGCAAGATGCGCAACTGCCTCTTCGCGCGGGAGGAGACGGACCTGCTCTCCGCCCTGCGCCGTGGCGAGGACATCGCCCCCTTGATCGAGGCGAATGTGCTGGCGAAGCACGCCATGCTCGGCGGATTGCCGCCCTTCAAGCCCGAGAAGCAGGAGGAGGTCCTGCATGACCTGAGCGAACGGCCGATGGTGGCGATCGGGGGGTGA
- a CDS encoding lipocalin family protein, with amino-acid sequence MFSPLLVMLFAGCASKPPGMTPVRPFAVDRYLGLWYEVARLDHSFERGLEQVTAQYDRNADGSIRVLNRGYDTAQGRWKEATGKAKLAGAADEGRLKVSFFGPFYGGYNVVALDADYRHALVVGNSTKYLWILSRTPELPEEARVRYLALARELGCDPDALIWVRHDQAPANGMAPWMPH; translated from the coding sequence TTGTTCTCCCCGCTCTTGGTCATGCTCTTCGCCGGTTGCGCCTCCAAGCCGCCCGGCATGACGCCGGTGCGACCTTTTGCGGTGGACCGCTACTTGGGCCTGTGGTATGAGGTGGCCCGCTTGGACCATTCCTTCGAGCGCGGCCTGGAGCAGGTCACAGCACAATACGACCGCAACGCGGACGGTTCCATCCGCGTGCTGAACCGCGGCTACGATACCGCCCAGGGACGGTGGAAGGAAGCGACGGGAAAGGCAAAGCTGGCAGGTGCGGCCGATGAGGGCCGGTTGAAGGTGTCCTTCTTCGGGCCCTTCTATGGCGGATACAATGTCGTGGCACTCGATGCGGACTACCGCCACGCCCTGGTGGTGGGCAACAGCACGAAGTACCTGTGGATCCTGTCACGAACACCCGAACTGCCGGAGGAGGCCCGCGTCCGCTATCTGGCGCTGGCCCGTGAGCTGGGCTGCGATCCCGATGCGCTCATCTGGGTGAGGCACGATCAAGCACCGGCAAATGGCATGGCGCCTTGGATGCCTCATTGA
- a CDS encoding nucleoid-associated protein, which produces MINGKEALVEEFVLHRIGTEGAPSILSDYSAVLQGPEEQEFLRKLFLKPFAGVVQTHAFANREDAGVNHLQELCAKVEQGKELVAVSRAMAKQLIEVAQEHEVRTGDLFVVRFHGVELGGARVDAVGLYKFDDKEVFLESRAEADSISMQLKRGLGGRKPDQAVLVLFTPEEHTLLVIDDDPRSGFWQQVFIGLRAKQDHVNSTRNVLEMTRTFITEQLPQDYEIPKADQIDLLNRSVQYFKENTAFDRSSFAREVFQSDEVIGSFERFGDRFKEERAVDLEDRFEISADAVKKQARVFKSVLKLDKNFHIYIHGDRDKIERGVDDSGRKYYKIYYDQEL; this is translated from the coding sequence ATGATCAACGGCAAGGAGGCCCTGGTGGAGGAGTTCGTGCTCCATCGCATCGGCACGGAAGGGGCGCCCAGCATCCTCAGCGACTACAGCGCGGTGCTCCAGGGGCCCGAGGAGCAGGAGTTCCTGCGCAAGCTCTTCCTGAAGCCCTTCGCCGGGGTGGTGCAGACCCATGCCTTCGCCAACCGCGAGGATGCCGGGGTGAATCACCTGCAGGAGCTGTGCGCCAAGGTGGAACAGGGCAAGGAGCTGGTGGCCGTGTCGCGCGCCATGGCCAAGCAGCTCATCGAAGTGGCCCAGGAGCACGAGGTCCGCACCGGCGACCTGTTCGTGGTGCGCTTCCACGGGGTGGAGCTGGGCGGCGCCCGCGTGGATGCCGTTGGCCTGTACAAGTTCGACGACAAGGAGGTCTTCCTCGAGAGCCGCGCCGAGGCGGACAGCATCAGCATGCAACTGAAGCGCGGTTTGGGCGGCCGCAAGCCCGACCAGGCGGTGCTGGTGCTCTTCACCCCGGAGGAGCACACCCTGCTGGTGATCGACGACGACCCGCGCAGCGGCTTCTGGCAGCAGGTCTTCATCGGCCTGCGGGCGAAGCAGGACCACGTGAACAGCACCCGCAATGTGCTGGAGATGACCCGCACATTTATCACCGAGCAGCTGCCACAGGACTACGAGATCCCCAAGGCCGACCAGATCGACCTGCTGAACCGGTCGGTGCAGTACTTCAAGGAGAACACGGCCTTCGATCGCAGCTCCTTCGCCCGCGAGGTGTTCCAGAGCGATGAGGTCATCGGTTCCTTCGAGCGCTTCGGCGACCGATTCAAGGAGGAGCGTGCCGTGGACCTGGAGGACCGCTTCGAGATCAGCGCCGATGCGGTGAAGAAGCAGGCCCGTGTGTTCAAGAGCGTGCTGAAGCTGGACAAGAACTTCCACATCTACATCCACGGGGACCGCGACAAGATCGAACGAGGTGTGGACGACAGCGGCCGGAAGTACTACAAGATCTACTACGACCAGGAGCTTTGA
- a CDS encoding STAS/SEC14 domain-containing protein, protein MARNLPPAPLFTIEQPEPRLLVQRYKSSMRFEPNHIRKAARALERSLGGEPHALLVIIPPEVPVAPEATNVDHFLGERDHRRIAALAVVAPAPLMHSVSRFYFNWFPQPFPARVFRKEAAALEWLRTQVPSALGRSRSAGRIAHNG, encoded by the coding sequence ATGGCCAGGAACCTACCCCCTGCCCCGCTCTTCACCATTGAACAGCCGGAACCGCGGCTCCTCGTGCAGCGCTACAAGTCGAGCATGCGCTTCGAGCCCAACCACATCCGCAAGGCCGCCCGTGCGCTGGAGCGATCGCTTGGCGGTGAGCCGCACGCCCTGCTGGTCATCATCCCGCCCGAAGTGCCGGTCGCACCGGAGGCTACCAACGTGGACCACTTCCTGGGCGAGCGCGACCATCGACGGATCGCCGCACTGGCCGTAGTAGCCCCGGCGCCCTTGATGCACAGCGTCTCCAGGTTCTATTTCAACTGGTTCCCCCAGCCCTTTCCGGCGCGGGTCTTCCGGAAGGAGGCCGCCGCACTGGAATGGCTGCGGACCCAGGTCCCCTCTGCCCTCGGGCGGAGCCGGTCTGCCGGGCGGATCGCCCACAACGGGTGA